One genomic region from Bactrocera tryoni isolate S06 chromosome 3, CSIRO_BtryS06_freeze2, whole genome shotgun sequence encodes:
- the LOC120770673 gene encoding transcription factor Adf-1-like: MEEKLIEFGSENRFLYDKSHRNYKNSYLRDAKFQELSQKLNIPGEKLKDRWRTLRDKFYKDLKKKPSGSGVYSPHKKWKWMESLKFLKDVEMDNLNT; the protein is encoded by the exons atggaagaaaaattaattgagtTTGGGAGCGAAAACCGGTTCCTATATGACAAAAGtcatagaaattataaaaatagctaCCTGAGGGACGCCAAATTTCAAGAGCTATCGCAGAAATTGAATATTCCAG GTGAGAAGCTAAAGGACCGTTGGCGGACCCTACGGGATAAATTTTATAAGGACCTAAAAAAGAAACCGTCAGGAAGCGGCGTGTATTCGCCACACAAAAAGTGGAAGTGGATGGAGAGCCTAAAGTTTTTAAAGGACGTTGAAATGGACAACTTGAA CACATAA